From one Bos indicus x Bos taurus breed Angus x Brahman F1 hybrid chromosome 7, Bos_hybrid_MaternalHap_v2.0, whole genome shotgun sequence genomic stretch:
- the RFX2 gene encoding DNA-binding protein RFX2 isoform X4 — protein MQNSESGSDSPASVALCSSAAAQAPVAQPVTASPQVQPAQHVYPAQLQYVEGGDAVFTNGALRTAYAYNPEPQMYAPSSAASYFEAPGGAQVTVAGSSPPAVPSHSMVGITMDVGGSPIVSSAGAYLIHGGMDGTRHTLAHTSRSSPATLEMAIENLQKSEGITSHKSGLLNSHLQWLLDNYETAEGVSLPRSSLYNHYLRHCQEHKLDPVNAASFGKLIRSVFMGLRTRRLGTRGNSKYHYYGIRLKPDSPLNRLQEDTQYMAMRQQPVHQKPRYRPAQKTDSLGESGSHSSLHSTPEQAMAAQSQHHQQYIDVSHVFPEFPAPDLGSVLLQESITLHDVKALQLAYRRHCEATLDVVMNLQFHYIEKLWLSFWNSKSSSDGPTSLPASDEEPEGAVLPKDKLVSLCKCDPVLRWMRTCDHILYQALVEILIPDVLRPVPSTLTQAIRNFAKSLEGWLTNAMSDFPQQVIQTKVGVVSAFAQTLRRYTSLNHLAQAARAVLQNTSQINQMLSDLNRVDFANVQEQASWVCQCEEGVVQRLEQDFKLTLQQQSSLDQWASWLDNVVTQVLKQHAGSPSFPKAARQFLLKWSFYSSMVIRDLTLRSAASFGSFHLIRLLYDEYMFYLVEHRVAEATGETPIAVMGEFNDLASLSLTLLDKDDISEAHSETRGRGEPLVKRERSDPNHPLQGV, from the exons GCGGACGGCCTACGCCTACAACCCCGAGCCTCAGATGTACGCCCCCAGCAGCGCCGCCTCCTACTTTGAGGCCCCAGGCGGCGCCCAGGTGACCGTGGCAGGCTCCTCCCCGCCCGCAGTCCCCTCCCACAGCATGGTGGGCATCACCATGGACGTCGGGGGCAGCCCCATCGTCTCCAGCGCAGGAGCCTACCTTATCCACGGGGGGATGGACGGCACCAGGCACACCCTGGCCCACACGTCCCGCTCGTCGCCGGCTACG CTTGAAATGGCGATTGAAAACCTCCAAAAAAGCGAAGGGATCACCTCTCACAAAAGCGGTTTACTCAACAGCCAT CTGCAGTGGCTCCTGGATAATTACGAGACCGCGGAGGGTGTGAGTCTCCCCAGAAGTTCACTCTACAACCACTACCTACGGCACTGTCAGGAGCACAAGCTGGACCCGGTGAACGCTGCCTCCTTTGGGAAGCTAATCCGCTCCGTGTTCATGGGCCTGCGGACGCGGCGGCTGGGCACCAG GGGCAACTCCAAGTACCATTACTACGGGATCCGCCTGAAGCCAGACTCGCCCCTCAACCGGCTGCAGGAGGACACGCAGTACATGGCCATGCGGCAGCAGCCGGTGCATCAGAAGCCCAG GTACCGGCCAGCCCAGAAGACGGACAGCCTTGGGGAGAGTGGCTCGCATAGCAGCCTGCACAGCACGCCCGAGCAGGCTATGGCTGCCCAGAGCCAGCACCACCAGCAGTACATCG ATGTGTCCCACGTCTTCCCCGAGTTCCCGGCACCCGACCTGGGCAGCGTCCTGCTGCAGGAGAGCATCACGCTGCACGACGTCAAGGCCCTCCAGCTGGCCTACCGGCGACACTGCGAG GCCACTTTAGACGTCGTCATGAACCTCCAGTTCCACTATATTGAGAAGCTGTGGCTCTCCTTCTGGAATTCTAAATCCTCTAGCGATGGTCCCACCTCTCTACCCGCCAG TGACGAGGAACCAGAAGGCGCCGTCCTCCCCAAGGACAAGCTGGTGTCTCTGTGCAAGTGCGACCCCGTCCTCCGGTGGATGAGGACCTGCGACCATATCCTGTACCAGGCGCTGGTGGAGATCCTTATTCCGGACGTGCTTCGGCCCGTGCCTA GTACCCTGACACAAGCCATCCGCAACTTTGCCAAAAGCTTGGAAGGCTGGTTGACCAATGCCATGAGCGACTTCCCACAGCAGGTCATCCAGACCAAG GTCGGTGTGGTGAGTGCCTTTGCGCAGACCCTGCGGAGGTACACGTCCCTCAACCATCTGGCGCAGGCGGCCAGGGCAGTGCTGCAGAACACCTCCCAGATCAACCAGATGCTCAGCGACCTCAACCGCGTGGACTTTGCCAATGTGCAG GAGCAGGCCTCGTGGGTGTGCCAGTGCGAGGAGGGCGTAGTACAGCGTCTGGAGCAGGACTTCAAGCTGACCCTGCAGCAGCAGAGCTCCCTGGACCAGTGGGCCAGCTGGCTAGACAATGTGGTCACCCAGGTCCTGAAGCAGCATGCGGGCAGCCCCAGCTTCCCCAAGGCCGCCCGGCAGTTCCTGCTGAAATGGTCCTTTTACAG CTCCATGGTGATCCGAGACCTGACCCTGCGCAGCGCCGCCAGCTTCGGCTCCTTCCACCTCATCCGGCTGCTCTATGACGAGTACATGTTCTACCTGGTGGAGCACCGGGTCGCCGAGGCCACTGGGGAGACGCCCATTGCTGTGATGGGAGAG TTCAACGATCTGGCCTCCCTGTCGCTGACACTGCTGGACAAAG ATGACATCAGCGAGGCCCACTCGGAGACCCGAGGACGGGGCGAGCCCCTGGTGAAGCGGGAACGCAGCGACCCCAACCACCCCCTGCAGGGCGTCTAG